One Urocitellus parryii isolate mUroPar1 chromosome 9, mUroPar1.hap1, whole genome shotgun sequence DNA segment encodes these proteins:
- the Bhlha15 gene encoding class A basic helix-loop-helix protein 15, whose translation MKTKNRPPRRRTSLQDTEATPEEQTADRPQSGSGMELTKGLRSRTPRGAGARAEGGRRRQGPSSRRESSVQRRLESNERERQRMHKLNNAFQALREVIPHVRADKKLSKIETLTLAKNYIKSLTTTILTMSSGRLQGLEGQGPAQGPKLYQHYQQQQQQSAGGTLGATEAQPQGHLQRYSTQIHSFREGT comes from the coding sequence ATGAAGACCAAGAATCGGCCACCCCGGCGCCGGACATCATTGCAGGACACGGAGGCCACGCCTGAGGAGCAGACAGCAGACAGGCCCCAGTCGGGCTCAGGGATGGAGCTGACCAAGGGTCTGCGGAGCAGGACCCCCCGGGGAGCTGGGGCACGGGCAGAGGGTGGGCGCCGCCGGCAGGGTCCCAGCAGCCGTCGGGAGAGCAGTGTCCAGCGGCGGCTGGAGAGCAATGAGCGGGAGCGGCAGCGCATGCACAAGCTCAACAACGCCTTCCAGGCCCTGCGCGAGGTCATCCCGCATGTACGGGCCGACAAGAAGCTCTCCAAGATCGAGACGCTCACCCTGGCCAAGAACTACATCAAGTCGCTGACCACCACCATCCTGACCATGTCCAGCGGCCGCCTCCAGGGCCTGGAGGGGCAGGGCCCGGCACAGGGCCCCAAGCTCTACCAACATtaccagcagcaacagcagcaatcGGCTGGGGGCACGCTTGGAGCCACGgaggcccagccccagggccacctgcagcGGTACTCCACACAGATCCACAGCTTCCGAGAGGGCACCTAA